The following are encoded together in the Planctomycetota bacterium genome:
- a CDS encoding trehalose-6-phosphate synthase: MTKTRNPFISKSLRFGLVIAAFSAIATGLVFWIQVEGEHHRGLQDLTRRAQLLGHRVAPMARLALDGDDARAASVIDDRFDGHSRLLGMALHRPDGKMIACGQGLAEISDSFTDSVKQGLASKLESTKIQHDGGGSTHVLVQPLIDEKGDLKGAVVVLHDALYLEERMTRGILSGLLWSVGIGLGMFFITTGLAWLVFERPLHKLAEWMRRLRFGNTPELPPRGLPVGRLADETVHLAASFRAARSKEREEAQEVVRSDKAWTRDRLRAHAIDALGGQPLVVVSNREPYMHQLRDGKPTLVRPASGLVTGLDPVLRATGGLWVAHGAGDADRQTTDASGCVPVPPSNPRYTLKRVWITKEEEQGYYYGFSNEGLWPLCHLTHERPVFRTGDWDQYVRANQRFAAAVLEEIGSEKAVVMVQDYQLALVPGMLKSARPDLRVGLFWHIPWPNAEAFRICPYRVELLQGMLGADLLGFHLQQHCNNFLDTVDRMVEAKLDWDRFSAEIKGHSTLVRPFPISVQRWSERGVASGELLAAEIALLRQQQQLGSCAIGVGVDRIDYTKGIAERLRAIERLFEKYPQHRGKFTFVQLGAPSRTHIPRYRDLVTELEELADAINWKFHADGWKPIHFLVDHHEGPMVYAFLKMASVCIVSSLHDGMNLVAKEFVAAKAESGDAESPESEEGVLVLSEFAGAARDLPEAIIINPYDTEEFADAIHQAIDMDPRERRQRMTRMRMRIEEFNIYRWAADFLTALSQSKGRLEPSAASEASHS; this comes from the coding sequence ATGACCAAGACACGAAACCCCTTCATCTCAAAATCCCTCCGCTTCGGGCTGGTCATTGCGGCGTTCTCGGCCATCGCCACCGGACTGGTGTTCTGGATCCAAGTCGAGGGCGAGCACCACCGGGGACTCCAGGATCTCACGCGTCGAGCCCAGCTTCTTGGTCATCGCGTGGCACCCATGGCTCGACTCGCACTTGATGGCGATGATGCGAGGGCTGCTTCCGTGATTGACGACCGCTTTGACGGACACTCGCGACTGCTTGGCATGGCGCTCCACCGGCCGGATGGAAAAATGATCGCGTGCGGCCAGGGTCTCGCCGAGATTTCCGATTCGTTCACGGACTCCGTCAAACAAGGGCTCGCCTCGAAATTGGAATCGACCAAGATTCAACACGACGGCGGCGGCAGCACGCATGTGCTTGTGCAGCCGCTCATCGACGAGAAGGGCGATCTCAAGGGCGCGGTCGTCGTGCTTCACGATGCTCTCTACCTTGAGGAGCGCATGACCCGCGGCATCCTGAGTGGATTGCTTTGGTCGGTCGGAATCGGCCTGGGCATGTTCTTCATCACCACGGGACTGGCGTGGCTGGTGTTTGAGCGTCCGCTTCACAAGCTCGCCGAATGGATGCGCCGCCTTCGGTTCGGCAACACGCCCGAACTGCCGCCGCGCGGCCTGCCCGTGGGCCGACTCGCCGACGAAACAGTGCACTTGGCCGCTTCGTTTCGCGCTGCCCGCAGCAAAGAGCGCGAAGAAGCACAGGAAGTCGTCCGCTCCGACAAGGCTTGGACGCGCGATCGGCTTCGCGCCCACGCCATCGACGCGCTCGGCGGGCAGCCGCTGGTGGTCGTCAGCAACCGCGAGCCCTACATGCACCAGCTTCGCGACGGCAAACCCACACTGGTCCGACCGGCGAGCGGTTTGGTGACCGGACTGGATCCCGTCCTTCGCGCCACCGGTGGTTTGTGGGTCGCCCACGGCGCCGGCGATGCCGATCGACAAACCACCGACGCCTCAGGTTGCGTGCCGGTTCCGCCAAGCAACCCCCGCTACACGCTGAAGCGTGTTTGGATCACGAAAGAGGAGGAGCAGGGCTACTACTACGGTTTTTCAAACGAAGGACTCTGGCCGCTCTGCCATCTCACCCATGAACGCCCCGTCTTCCGCACCGGCGACTGGGATCAGTATGTGCGTGCCAACCAGCGGTTCGCCGCCGCTGTGCTTGAAGAAATCGGTTCCGAAAAAGCGGTCGTGATGGTCCAGGATTACCAGCTCGCACTCGTGCCCGGCATGCTCAAGTCCGCACGGCCCGACCTTCGCGTCGGACTTTTCTGGCACATCCCCTGGCCCAATGCCGAGGCGTTTCGGATTTGTCCCTACCGCGTTGAATTGCTTCAGGGAATGCTCGGGGCGGACCTGCTGGGGTTCCACCTCCAGCAGCATTGCAACAATTTTCTCGACACCGTGGACCGGATGGTCGAGGCCAAGCTCGACTGGGATCGGTTCTCCGCTGAGATCAAGGGGCATTCCACCCTGGTCCGGCCGTTCCCGATCAGCGTGCAGCGGTGGTCCGAGCGCGGCGTCGCGTCGGGGGAGCTGCTCGCGGCCGAGATTGCCCTGCTCCGCCAGCAACAACAGCTTGGAAGCTGCGCGATCGGCGTCGGGGTCGATCGCATCGACTACACCAAGGGCATCGCCGAACGGCTCCGCGCCATCGAGCGGCTCTTTGAAAAATACCCGCAACACCGCGGCAAATTCACTTTCGTCCAGCTGGGCGCCCCCAGCCGCACGCACATCCCGCGATACCGGGACCTGGTCACGGAGCTGGAGGAGCTCGCGGATGCGATCAACTGGAAGTTTCACGCCGACGGCTGGAAGCCGATCCACTTCCTGGTGGACCACCACGAAGGCCCGATGGTCTACGCGTTCCTCAAGATGGCTTCGGTCTGCATCGTCAGCTCGCTGCACGACGGCATGAATCTGGTCGCAAAGGAATTCGTCGCGGCCAAGGCCGAATCCGGCGATGCCGAATCCCCGGAGAGCGAGGAGGGCGTGCTGGTGCTTTCGGAATTCGCCGGAGCGGCGCGAGACCTGCCCGAGGCGATCATCATCAATCCCTATGACACCGAGGAGTTCGCCGATGCAATCCACCAGGCCATCGACATGGACCCAAGGGAGCGACGCCAGCGCATGACGCGAATGCGGATGCGCATCGAGGAATTCAACATTTACCGCTGGGCCGCCGATTTTCTGACTGCGCTCTCGCAGTCCAAGGGGCGATTGGAACCAAGTGCCGCAAGCGAAGCATCGCACAGTTGA